A DNA window from Calliphora vicina chromosome 1, idCalVici1.1, whole genome shotgun sequence contains the following coding sequences:
- the Rpb7 gene encoding DNA-directed RNA polymerase II subunit RPB7, whose amino-acid sequence MFYHISLEHEILLHPRYFGPQLLETVKQKLYTEVEGTCTGKYGFVIAVTTIDQIGAGVIQPGQGFVVYPVKYKAIVFRPFKGEVLDAVVKQINKVGMFAEIGPLSCFISHHSIPADMQFCPNGNPPCYKSKDEDVVISGEDKIRLKIVGTRVDATGIFAIGTLMDDYLGLVGS is encoded by the exons atgttttaccaC ATCTCTCTTGAACATGAGATTTTATTGCATCCACGTTACTTCGGACCCCAGCTATTGGAGactgttaaacaaaaattatatactgAAGTTGAGGGTACTTGTACGGGAAAGTATGGTTTCGTTATAGCAGTCACAACAATTGATCAAATTGGCGCTGGCGTGATACAACCTGGCCAGGGATTTGTAGTGTATCCGGTGAAATACAAAGCCATTGTATTTCGACCATTCAAGGGTGAGGTTTTAGATGCGGTCGTCAAACAAATCAACAAAGTTGGCATGTTTGCTGAAATCGGACCTCTATCATGTTTCATATCACATCAT tCCATTCCCGCTGATATGCAATTTTGCCCCAATGGAAATCCGCCTTGCTATAAATCCAAAGATGAAGATGTGGTTATATCGGGCGAAGATAAAATCCGCTTAAAAATTGTTGGTACTCGTGTGGATGCAACAGGCATt ttTGCAATTGGTACTTTGATGGATGATTATTTGGGTTTAGTTGGCAGTTAA